One stretch of Lacrimispora sphenoides DNA includes these proteins:
- a CDS encoding S8 family peptidase → MDQYRGNGDLTKINDRYSIFHMPVSEFAMCYLGIQPYAIFPRLYTLNSIISLEKSGVTAVQYHTHFSLFGQGILIGFVDTGIEYEHRAFLNPDGTTRIFSIWDQTLEEGVPPKGFTFGSEFNKESINFALSAINPAYIVPTRDDNGHGTMLAGIAAGNPNLAEEFQGVAPEAELVVVKLKQAKEYNRKILCVRNDIDCYQESDILLGIEYIRSVAARINRPLVLCIGVGTSQGGHIGRGRLSEYINNLATYPGVLPCIAAGNEGNSKRHFRGELMSPNFYTDFELHIGDHDPDFFFELWNHSPFRMTIKLTSSTGETTQDIYPRINECLEYDFVLESTILYVNNFVLEEDTGAQLIIVRFQKANVGIWKIRIANIDLQPAIFDAWLPSGPIISTDTFFLESTPDITITNPGNTSNPLTVAAYNQFNDRIQINSSRGFSVSGVVVPDLAAPGYQITCPLPGNRYGSATGTGAAAAHASGVAAMLMEWAINRGNFTTITGRDISRLMVRGATRSDNITYPNTTWGYGRINILGVFENLI, encoded by the coding sequence ATGGATCAGTATCGCGGAAATGGGGATCTGACTAAGATCAATGACAGATATTCTATCTTTCATATGCCAGTTAGCGAATTTGCTATGTGCTATCTCGGAATTCAGCCGTATGCTATTTTTCCGCGTCTTTATACACTAAATTCCATTATTAGCCTGGAAAAATCCGGTGTTACGGCCGTTCAGTACCACACTCATTTTTCTTTGTTTGGACAGGGAATATTAATAGGTTTTGTTGATACGGGAATTGAATATGAGCATAGGGCATTTCTTAACCCGGATGGAACCACCCGGATATTTTCTATTTGGGACCAGACACTGGAAGAAGGGGTCCCTCCTAAGGGATTTACCTTTGGATCAGAATTTAATAAAGAGAGTATTAATTTTGCGCTGAGTGCCATTAATCCTGCATACATCGTACCCACTCGAGACGACAATGGTCACGGAACCATGCTGGCAGGTATTGCCGCTGGGAACCCTAATCTGGCTGAGGAGTTCCAAGGTGTTGCGCCGGAAGCGGAATTGGTAGTTGTCAAATTGAAACAGGCAAAGGAGTATAACCGGAAAATTTTATGTGTCAGAAATGATATTGACTGCTATCAGGAGTCAGATATTTTGCTAGGAATTGAATACATTCGATCTGTGGCTGCACGTATTAACAGACCGCTAGTTCTATGCATTGGAGTTGGCACAAGCCAGGGAGGACATATCGGACGTGGACGATTATCGGAATACATAAACAATCTGGCGACTTATCCCGGTGTATTGCCATGTATTGCCGCTGGGAATGAAGGGAATAGTAAAAGACATTTCCGTGGAGAACTTATGTCGCCTAATTTCTACACGGACTTTGAACTACACATCGGAGATCATGATCCGGATTTCTTCTTTGAACTCTGGAATCACTCTCCGTTCCGGATGACCATTAAGCTTACCTCATCAACCGGCGAAACTACGCAGGATATTTATCCGCGTATTAACGAGTGCCTTGAATATGATTTTGTTTTAGAGTCTACCATACTTTACGTCAATAACTTTGTCTTGGAGGAAGACACCGGAGCCCAACTCATTATTGTGCGATTTCAGAAGGCTAATGTCGGAATATGGAAGATAAGAATCGCTAATATAGACCTTCAGCCGGCAATTTTTGACGCCTGGCTGCCTTCAGGCCCCATTATCTCAACTGATACATTCTTTCTTGAATCAACTCCAGATATTACTATAACGAATCCGGGAAATACAAGCAATCCGCTTACTGTAGCTGCTTACAATCAATTCAATGACAGAATTCAAATCAACTCAAGCAGAGGTTTTTCCGTATCCGGTGTGGTTGTCCCGGATCTTGCAGCCCCCGGATATCAGATTACATGTCCCCTGCCCGGCAACCGCTATGGAAGTGCAACCGGAACGGGGGCTGCAGCTGCACACGCCTCCGGCGTTGCTGCCATGCTTATGGAATGGGCAATCAACCGCGGAAATTTTACAACCATTACTGGGAGAGATATCAGCCGTCTTATGGTACGAGGGGCCACCCGGAGTGACAATATCACCTATCCAAATACCACATGGGGATACGGACGCATTAATATTCTGGGTGTTTTCGAAAACTTAATTTAA
- a CDS encoding S8 family peptidase gives MIINNEYTDLLRENGNLTTIDEKYSIYHMPVSEFDMCFLGIQPYTIFPLLFTRDSIISQEKSGVPIVQQNPNLSLFGQGILIGFVDTGIDYEHMAFLNPDGTTRIYSIWDQTLEEGDPPQGFTFGSEFNKEIINLALRASTPTSIVSTRDDNGHGTMLAGIAAGTPNMAEEFQGVAPEAELVVVKLKQAKEYNRKIFSVRSDIDCYQESDIIMGIEYIRTVAMHLNRPLVLCIGVGTSQGGHNGNDLFSEHINNLTKYPGVSICIAAGNEGGNRRHFRGELMLPDFYRDFELRIGDHDTDFFLELWNYSPFRLTIKLTAPTGETTQVIYPRLNECLKFDFIFESTVFYVNNFILEENTGAQLIIVRFQKANVGIWKISIANKDLQPAIFDAWLPSGPIISEETFFLESTPDITVTNPGNTSNPLTVTAYDQSNDSILINSSRGFSVSGGTVPDLAAPGYQITCPLPGNRYGSATGTGAAAAHASGVAAMLMEWAINRGNYTTITGRNISRLMVRGAVRSPAITYPNSTWGYGQINILGVFNGLSL, from the coding sequence TTGATTATAAACAATGAATACACAGATCTACTTCGAGAGAATGGAAATCTTACTACGATCGATGAAAAATATTCTATCTATCATATGCCAGTCAGTGAATTTGACATGTGCTTTCTCGGAATTCAGCCCTATACTATCTTTCCGCTTCTTTTTACGCGTGATTCCATTATCAGCCAGGAAAAATCTGGTGTTCCTATCGTTCAGCAAAATCCTAATCTTTCTCTGTTTGGGCAGGGAATTCTAATAGGCTTTGTTGATACAGGTATTGATTATGAACATATGGCATTTCTTAACCCGGACGGAACCACTCGGATATATTCCATTTGGGACCAGACACTGGAAGAAGGAGATCCTCCTCAGGGATTTACCTTTGGATCAGAATTTAATAAAGAGATTATTAATCTTGCGCTGAGAGCTTCCACCCCTACATCCATCGTATCTACCAGGGATGATAATGGGCACGGAACCATGCTGGCCGGAATCGCTGCCGGAACCCCTAATATGGCTGAGGAGTTCCAAGGAGTTGCTCCTGAAGCGGAACTGGTGGTTGTAAAACTGAAACAGGCAAAGGAATATAACCGAAAAATTTTTTCTGTCAGGAGTGATATTGACTGCTATCAGGAATCAGATATTATAATGGGGATTGAATATATCCGTACTGTGGCCATGCATCTTAATAGACCGCTGGTCCTGTGCATTGGAGTCGGTACAAGCCAGGGAGGGCACAACGGAAACGACCTATTCTCGGAACACATAAACAATCTGACAAAATATCCCGGTGTATCGATATGCATTGCCGCCGGGAATGAAGGGGGTAACAGAAGACATTTCCGGGGAGAACTTATGTTGCCTGATTTCTACAGGGATTTTGAACTACGCATCGGAGATCATGACACGGATTTCTTTTTAGAACTTTGGAATTACTCTCCGTTCCGTTTGACCATAAAACTTACTGCACCAACCGGTGAAACTACGCAGGTCATTTATCCGCGTTTAAACGAGTGCTTGAAATTTGATTTTATTTTTGAATCCACCGTATTTTACGTCAATAACTTTATCTTGGAGGAAAATACTGGAGCCCAGCTCATCATTGTGCGTTTTCAGAAGGCTAATGTTGGAATATGGAAGATAAGTATCGCTAATAAAGACCTTCAGCCGGCAATTTTTGACGCCTGGTTGCCTTCGGGCCCCATTATCTCCGAAGAAACATTTTTTCTTGAATCAACCCCGGATATTACCGTGACAAATCCAGGAAATACCAGCAATCCGCTTACCGTAACCGCTTACGATCAATCAAATGACAGTATTCTAATCAACTCAAGCAGAGGATTTTCCGTATCCGGCGGGACTGTTCCGGATCTTGCAGCACCCGGATATCAGATTACATGTCCTCTGCCCGGCAACCGCTATGGAAGTGCAACCGGAACGGGGGCTGCAGCCGCACACGCCTCCGGCGTTGCTGCCATGCTTATGGAATGGGCAATCAACCGCGGAAATTATACAACCATTACTGGGAGAAACATCAGCCGACTTATGGTACGTGGGGCTGTCCGAAGTCCTGCTATCACCTACCCAAATTCCACATGGGGATACGGGCAAATTAATATTCTGGGCGTATTCAACGGCTTAAGTTTATAA